The Ardenticatenales bacterium DNA window CCCGGTCAACAACAACCCCCGCGTTGCCCGCACCGCCCTCTATATCACCAACGAACAGCAAATAACGACTGGGCGCGCCGCCATAAACGAGTATTTCGAGCGCAACATGGGGCGTGCCAGTAAATTGCAGCGTGTGTGGGTGGGCGAGATCGAAGTACGCGGCGGCGACATGTACTACGTGGATGATTTATACATCTGGATGGACGTCCTCTCCCCCGGACGGTTGTTTCTCTCCATGAAAACAGGGCTACGCGACATCCACTACACCGGAACCATTGTTGGTCCCCACTTTTACACGCTGGAAGACCTCATCTCCCTGTATCTATATGTTACCCGCTTGCGCGCGGAGAAGCTGCTGGGGCGGCCTTTGCGCCAGGTTGTATTGGGGCGGCCCGTTCACTTCTCTCTGGAACCGCAGCAGGATGCCCTGGCGCAGGATCGGCTGCTGACCGCTGCTTTTCGCGCCGGCTACGACCGGGTCTACCTGCAATATGAGCCTGTCGCCGCCGCCTACAGTTACGCTGCGCAGTTGGATGCCCCGCAGACCGCCCTTGTGTTCGACTTTGGCGGCGGCACACTGGACATCACCGTGATGCGCCTGGGCGGCAGCGAAAAACCGCGCGTGTTGGCAACAGGCGGTATCCCCATCGCCGGCGATGTGTTTGACCAGCGGCTCTCCCGCGCGCGGCTGCCGCGCCACTTTGGCGAGCGCAGCCTCTACGGTCCGCGCCACAAGCCCATGCCCGTGCCCGCCTGGATTTATGATGTTTTTTCCGACTGGCAGGAGATGATCGTGCTGCAACGTCCCGAAAATCGCCAGATTATCGAAACGATTCTGCAAACCTCGCGCAATCCCGGCGAAATCCAGGCGTTATTGAGTCTGGTCAATGGCAACTATGGTCTGCGTATGTTTGACGAAGTGGAAAAGACCAAGCGCACGCTCTCGGAAAAGATCGGAGCCATGATCCGCCTGCAAGGGGACGACTTCAACGTATTTGAACTGGTCACGCGCAGCGATTTCGAGGAAATCATTCGCCGCGAAATTCTGGCGATTGAACAACATCTGGACAGCACGATTGCGGCTTCTGGGCTGCGACCGGAACAGATTGATGCCGTAATACGCACGGGTGGGTCGGCGGAGATCCCCGTTTTTCAGCGGATGCTGGGGCGGAAGTTGGGTGCGGACAAGCTGCGTCACATTGACACCTTCAGCAGCGTGACGGCGGGCCTGGGCATCGTGGCCCATCATCTGGAGCAGGGGGAGATTGACCTGCGCGCCTACACGTCGGCGGATGTGGGCGCGGTGGGTACGGATGCGGCGGAGTCGCGCGTGCCGGAAGTAAATGTGCGCCTGCTACAGCGCCGTCTACAGGCGCAAGAACTGGGGGCGGGCGTCGCTGATTCGGGGACGGAACAGGCACTGGTGCTGTTGGGCGGCGAAGGGCTGGTGCAGGCTTTTCCCTGGTCGCCGCCAGAGGCGTCCGTGCCGCTGGCGCAGATTGGTTGGAAGGCCTGGCTGCCACCACGGGCTGCCAGTTTGCTGCCGCTGGATGCGCCGCTGTTGGCGGTGACGAACCGGTATCGCTTTTTGTTAACGACGGCGCGGCAGTTGTTGGATTTGCAGGCGCTGGACCTGACCATGCGTGATCTGTACTATTTTGTGAAGGATGAGACGGTTTGCGGGGTGGCGGATTGGGGGCGCATGAAGGAGTCGCCGCTGCTGTTGATTGTGACTTCGCTGGGCGTGGCGCGGGGGTATGAGATGAGTGTGCTGGCGGGGAGTATTGAGGGGCCTGTGCCGTTGCAGTTTGATGATCCGCCGGCGGGCCTGCCTACGTTTGTGATGGGGGCGGGGCGGGATGAGGATTTGTTGGTGGTGACGGATACGGGGCGGGCGACGCGGTTGCCGCTGCCGCTGCTGCCGAATGTGGGGGGACTGGTGTTTAATCGTTTGCCGGAGGAGTTGTTGGTGGGTGCTGTATGTGTGCGCGGGGATGAGAAGGTGTTGCTGGCGACGGCGGAGGGGTATGGGCGGCGGTTGGTGGGGGAGAGTGTGCCGGCATCTACCCGCCTCAAAACCCGTGGCAAGAGCATCATCTCGCGCAAAGAAGTACGTGGATTGGTGCGCCTGTCGGCATCAGAGGAAGCCTGGCTGCTGACCACGGAGCGCCTGGTGCGCGTGACCGCCGCGACGCTGCCGCTGGCAGATTCCACGCGCAGTTATCGCCTGGCGCAACTACGTCCGGGGGAAGTAGGGGTAGGGTTGGTGCGTTGGGGATAAGAGGGGTCAAGATTCGTGGTGGGGAGGGAGAATGCCGGCATCCAGCGCCCCCACCCCATACCTGACCTTCCGCCGCCCCTGCCACACCGTCACCCCCCCGCTCCCCAAAACCTCGTACCGCGCCCCATCCTGCACCAGGCACGTATTCCCCTCAATCCCCACCAGCGCCAGCTTCCGCCCTGCCAGCAGGCGGATCGGTTGCAGCATCGCTTCCGGTATTTCTTCAAAATGAGGCACAATCGTCGCCCCGCGCAAGAACCCAAACCCGCTCTTCCAACCGGGAAAGCCGAAAAACTTCTCCCCCATAATCATCGCCCCCGCGCTGCACCCGGCCACCACGCCTCCCTCGGCCAGCACCGTTTCGATTGCCGCCCAGGCCGGGCTGCCCGCCAGCGTCTGGTACAAGTAATCCGGCTTGCCTCCGGACAGGTAGACGAAGTTGGCCTGCCGAATCCGCTCCGCCAGCGCCGCGTCATGCGCGCTGGCCCGATCAACCACCGCCACGGCTTCCGTCGCCGCCCCCAGGCGTGTGAAATGCTCTACGCCCAACGC harbors:
- a CDS encoding Type 1 glutamine amidotransferase-like domain-containing protein; translated protein: MFHAAGIYADAGGRISMLALVGSGEYLPAMEAVDRALLARLDGPARVVCLPTAAGTEGAERINYWSALGVEHFTRLGAATEAVAVVDRASAHDAALAERIRQANFVYLSGGKPDYLYQTLAGSPAWAAIETVLAEGGVVAGCSAGAMIMGEKFFGFPGWKSGFGFLRGATIVPHFEEIPEAMLQPIRLLAGRKLALVGIEGNTCLVQDGARYEVLGSGGVTVWQGRRKVRYGVGALDAGILPPHHES
- a CDS encoding Hsp70 family protein, giving the protein MDIIGMDFGTTNSGMAVFDGQAVHVLPLDPVNNNPRVARTALYITNEQQITTGRAAINEYFERNMGRASKLQRVWVGEIEVRGGDMYYVDDLYIWMDVLSPGRLFLSMKTGLRDIHYTGTIVGPHFYTLEDLISLYLYVTRLRAEKLLGRPLRQVVLGRPVHFSLEPQQDALAQDRLLTAAFRAGYDRVYLQYEPVAAAYSYAAQLDAPQTALVFDFGGGTLDITVMRLGGSEKPRVLATGGIPIAGDVFDQRLSRARLPRHFGERSLYGPRHKPMPVPAWIYDVFSDWQEMIVLQRPENRQIIETILQTSRNPGEIQALLSLVNGNYGLRMFDEVEKTKRTLSEKIGAMIRLQGDDFNVFELVTRSDFEEIIRREILAIEQHLDSTIAASGLRPEQIDAVIRTGGSAEIPVFQRMLGRKLGADKLRHIDTFSSVTAGLGIVAHHLEQGEIDLRAYTSADVGAVGTDAAESRVPEVNVRLLQRRLQAQELGAGVADSGTEQALVLLGGEGLVQAFPWSPPEASVPLAQIGWKAWLPPRAASLLPLDAPLLAVTNRYRFLLTTARQLLDLQALDLTMRDLYYFVKDETVCGVADWGRMKESPLLLIVTSLGVARGYEMSVLAGSIEGPVPLQFDDPPAGLPTFVMGAGRDEDLLVVTDTGRATRLPLPLLPNVGGLVFNRLPEELLVGAVCVRGDEKVLLATAEGYGRRLVGESVPASTRLKTRGKSIISRKEVRGLVRLSASEEAWLLTTERLVRVTAATLPLADSTRSYRLAQLRPGEVGVGLVRWG